In one Chryseobacterium culicis genomic region, the following are encoded:
- a CDS encoding efflux RND transporter periplasmic adaptor subunit, with amino-acid sequence MKRVASGIALSALLLAVGCNKKKEEKEEVTVYPVTSPVVMDTVINKEYVAQIQSVKNIEVRAQEKGFLEKIFVDEGQYVQAGQTLFRIMPKLYQAELLKAKAEVEQASIELKNASTLAGNNIVSKNEKAMAKAKLDAANAEMKLAQIHLSFTDIKAPFSGVINRIPLKLGSLVDEGDLLTSLSDNTSIYTYFNVSEPEYLSYQTHAADRGSNQVALITANGEMYTQKGEIQTIEGEFDNETGNIAFRAKFPNPDKLLRNGETGKVQMSMPVHNALIIPQKATYEIQDQKYVFVIDKNGVAKSRNIKVAYELQDLYVVGSGISKGDQILLEGVQKVKDDQKVKTKFQDPKKVLQSLKLKAE; translated from the coding sequence ATAAAAAGAGTTGCTTCGGGAATTGCGCTGAGTGCCCTTCTGTTGGCTGTTGGCTGCAATAAGAAAAAAGAAGAAAAAGAAGAAGTTACCGTATATCCGGTGACGTCCCCTGTAGTAATGGATACCGTAATCAACAAAGAATACGTAGCCCAGATTCAATCCGTAAAAAACATTGAAGTGAGAGCTCAGGAAAAAGGTTTCCTGGAAAAAATCTTTGTAGACGAAGGTCAATACGTACAGGCAGGACAAACATTGTTCCGAATTATGCCTAAACTGTATCAGGCAGAATTATTAAAAGCAAAAGCAGAGGTAGAACAGGCTTCTATCGAGCTGAAAAACGCAAGTACATTGGCAGGAAATAATATTGTTTCCAAGAACGAAAAAGCAATGGCAAAAGCCAAACTGGATGCTGCCAATGCAGAAATGAAACTGGCTCAGATCCACCTTTCATTTACAGATATTAAAGCACCATTCTCCGGTGTTATTAACAGGATTCCTTTGAAACTGGGAAGCCTTGTTGATGAAGGAGATCTGTTGACTTCATTATCAGACAATACAAGTATTTACACTTATTTCAATGTTTCAGAACCTGAATATTTGAGCTATCAGACCCATGCGGCTGACAGAGGTAGTAACCAGGTCGCTCTGATCACGGCAAATGGAGAAATGTATACTCAGAAAGGAGAAATCCAGACGATTGAAGGAGAATTTGATAATGAAACAGGAAATATTGCCTTCCGTGCAAAATTCCCAAATCCTGATAAACTTTTGAGAAATGGAGAAACGGGTAAAGTACAGATGTCAATGCCTGTTCATAATGCTTTGATTATTCCACAGAAAGCCACTTATGAAATACAGGATCAGAAATATGTATTTGTTATTGATAAAAACGGAGTAGCAAAATCCAGAAATATCAAAGTAGCTTATGAACTTCAGGATCTTTATGTAGTAGGCTCAGGAATCTCAAAAGGAGATCAGATTCTTCTGGAAGGAGTTCAGAAAGTGAAGGATGACCAAAAGGTGAAAACAAAATTCCAGGATCCTAAGAAAGTTCTTCAATCATTGAAATTAAAAGCAGAGTAA